A section of the Oncorhynchus gorbuscha isolate QuinsamMale2020 ecotype Even-year linkage group LG06, OgorEven_v1.0, whole genome shotgun sequence genome encodes:
- the LOC124038581 gene encoding uncharacterized protein C16orf52 homolog B-like isoform X2 yields MDKLTVISGCLFLAADIFAIASIANPDWINTGDATGSLTVGLVRQCQTIHGREWTCIPPRLPPEWVTTLFFIILGIISLTVTCGLLVASHWHREATRYARWIAFTGMILLCMAALIFPIGFYIDEVGGQPYKLPNNTVVGSSYVLFVLSIFFTIVGLLFAGKVCLPG; encoded by the exons ATGGATAAACTCACCGTCATATCAGGATGCCTCTTTCTAGCGGCAGATATCTTTGCCATCGCCAGTATTGCTAATCCAGACTGGATCAACACCGGAGATGCAACTG gtTCCCTGACAGTAGGCCTGGTGCGGCAGTGCCAGACCATCCACGGTCGTGAATGGACCTGTATCCCCCCGCGGCTGCCCCCTGAGTGGGTCACCACCCTCTTCTTCATTATCCTGGGCATCATCTCCCTCACGGTGACCTGCGGCCTGTTGGTGGCATCACACTGGCACCGCGAGGCCACCCGTTACGCCCGCTGGATCGCCTTCACTGGGA tgatcCTGCTCTGTATGGCAGCTCTTATATTTCCTATAGGATTTTACATCGATGAGGTCGGGGGACAACCTTataaactacccaacaacacagtggtGGGGTCCTCATATGTACTCTTTGTCCTGTCTATATTTTTCACTATAGTGGGACTACTGTTTGCAGGGAAGGTCTGCTTGCCTGGGTGA
- the LOC124038581 gene encoding uncharacterized protein C16orf52 homolog B-like isoform X1, which produces MDKLTVISGCLFLAADIFAIASIANPDWINTGDATGKLGSLTVGLVRQCQTIHGREWTCIPPRLPPEWVTTLFFIILGIISLTVTCGLLVASHWHREATRYARWIAFTGMILLCMAALIFPIGFYIDEVGGQPYKLPNNTVVGSSYVLFVLSIFFTIVGLLFAGKVCLPG; this is translated from the exons ATGGATAAACTCACCGTCATATCAGGATGCCTCTTTCTAGCGGCAGATATCTTTGCCATCGCCAGTATTGCTAATCCAGACTGGATCAACACCGGAGATGCAACTGGTAAGTTAG gtTCCCTGACAGTAGGCCTGGTGCGGCAGTGCCAGACCATCCACGGTCGTGAATGGACCTGTATCCCCCCGCGGCTGCCCCCTGAGTGGGTCACCACCCTCTTCTTCATTATCCTGGGCATCATCTCCCTCACGGTGACCTGCGGCCTGTTGGTGGCATCACACTGGCACCGCGAGGCCACCCGTTACGCCCGCTGGATCGCCTTCACTGGGA tgatcCTGCTCTGTATGGCAGCTCTTATATTTCCTATAGGATTTTACATCGATGAGGTCGGGGGACAACCTTataaactacccaacaacacagtggtGGGGTCCTCATATGTACTCTTTGTCCTGTCTATATTTTTCACTATAGTGGGACTACTGTTTGCAGGGAAGGTCTGCTTGCCTGGGTGA